The Colletotrichum higginsianum IMI 349063 chromosome 2, whole genome shotgun sequence genome has a segment encoding these proteins:
- a CDS encoding Ribosome assembly protein 4, with amino-acid sequence MSAYRNGSSNGLPGDDQMPSYEEAIAEGANPTSARPPSLSGSIPSLNLHNGTLPPSMLRLRSLGRTLGQNGPVTALIFSPKGYVASSLDNAGTALPSNTKLWDFLSKPPPGVAAGPQLVPSDIHNDAPVVVFSPDSKLVAVAERDIGSKREWRLKLRMGEEGRSVRCILNGVAHPAVFSGDGQMLAATDPSGVVVVFEAATSPRGMPPTKKVAGVVNHAPTTHVLFMPNGTDLVTLSMDGTVRVAEARTGKTLRRMEVDGAAMAGSGGTGARALGVSPDGRVVVSVWSRAVYVWEHEAGRVSSWELNKVRSNEGWPLAVSPDCRFLACRTDDGVDISDVYSGHVLAEVRTAAGIDGLVTAAAFSADGRFMAVGRYSGVVEMWKLAPFGD; translated from the coding sequence AGCGAACCCGAcctcggccaggccgccATCCCTCTCCGGGTCAATACCCTCGCTCAATCTGCACAACGGCACGCTCCCGCCGTCGATGCTCCGGCTCAGGAGCCTCGGGCGCACCCTCGGCCAAAACGGTCCCGTGACGGCGCTCATCTTCAGCCCCAAGGGCTACGTCGCGTCGTCCCTGGACAACGCGGGCACGGCGCTGCCGTCGAACACGAAGCTCTGGGACTTCTTGTCtaagccgccgccgggagTGGCCGCCGGGCCGCAGCTCGTGCCGTCCGACATCCACAACGAcgcgcccgtcgtcgtcttcagcCCGGACAGCAAgctggtggcggtggcggagaGGGACATCGGCTCGAAGCGCGAGTGGCGCCTCAAGCTGCGgatgggcgaggagggcagGAGCGTGCGATGCATCCTCAACGGGGTGGCGCATCCGGCCGTGTTCAGCGGTGACGGGCAGATGCTCGCGGCGACGGACCCgtcgggcgtcgtcgtcgtgttcgaggcggcgacgagcccCCGGgggatgccgccgacgaagaaggtGGCCGGGGTCGTGAACcacgcgccgacgacgcacGTGCTCTTCATGCCCAACGGGACAGACCTCGTGACGCTGTCGATGGACGGGACGGTGAGGGTCGCGGAGGCCCGGACGGGGAAGACGCTGAGGCGGATGGAGGTGGACGgagcggcgatggcgggcagcggcggcacgGGGGCGCGGGCGTTGGGGGTGTCGCCGGACGGACGGGTCGTCGTGTCGGTTTGGTCGCGGGCCGTGTACGTGTGGGAGCACGAGGCCGGGCGGGTGTCGAGCTGGGAGCTGAACAAGGTCCGGAGCAACGAGGGCTGGCCGCTGGCGGTGTCGCCCGACTGCCGATTTCTGGCGTGCCGCACCGACGATGGCGTGGACATCTCGGACGTGTACTCGGGCCACGTGCTCGCCGAAgtgcggacggcggcgggcatcGACGGGCTagtgacggcggcggccttctcagCGGACGGGCGGTTCATGGCGGTCGGGAGATACTCGGGGGTTGTCGAGATGTGGAAGCTCGCGCCGTTCGGGGACTGA
- a CDS encoding Methionyl-tRNA synthetase: MAPNPILPVKGKNNVLVTSALPYVNNVPHLGNIIGSVLSADVFARYSRARGNPTIYICGSDEYGTATETKALEEGVTPSELCAKYHALHKGIYDYFDISFDIFGRTPTPQQTEIVQDIFTKLWKNGFIEERETVQPFCPVEAHQSFLADRFVEGICSICAYDGARGDQCDKCGNLLDPLEPEPEANTSAEDDVAAKPTGFLIKPRCKLDGATPEKRKTKHLFLRLDSLKDELVKWFKDSSKKGAWSNNAEQITQAWIDKGLKPRGITRDLKWGVPIPTHEVGQEYAKKVFYVWFDACIGYVSITKNYTDGDDLAGKKWELWWKNPEDVKLYQFMGKDNVQFHTIIFPGSQLGTGDNWTKLHKISTTEYLNYEGGKFSKSRGVGVFGNQVQQTGVPVDVWRYYLLSRRPETSDSEFMWQEMVDGNNNELLKNLGNFCQRVNKFCQAKTDGVVPDYTKYTDDNLKKHVGEVNALLKEYINNMEATKMRAGLQTIMSISALGNKLLQDNKLDNRLLTEEPDRCAAVVGLALNQIDLLASLVAPYLPNTSIAILKQLGVEPKPFIPDTWATDAIKPGHKLGTPEHLFTQIPASKIDEWKDAFGGEEVRKQKEEAAAKAAAKKAAKDAEKARKKAKKEAEKAKAAGAAPSVESAEKKAEADPAIEAVTEAISKTEVHTS; the protein is encoded by the exons ATGGCGCCGAATCCCATCCTGCCCGTTAAGGGCAAGAATAACGTCCTCGTTACGTCGGCCTTGCCCTACGTCAACAATGTGCCCCATCTTGGAAACATCATCGGCAGCGTCCTGTCTGCCGATGTCTTTGCTCGCTACTCCCGCGCCCGCGGCAACCCCACCATCTATA TCTGCGGCTCTGACGAGTACGGCACCGCGACCGAGACCAAGGCTCTTGAAGAGGGCGTGACACCCTCGGAGCTGTGCGCAAAGTACCACGCCCTGCACAAGGGAATCTACGACTACTTCGACATCTCCTTCGACATCTTCGGCCGCACCCCGACTCCTCAACAGACCGAGATCGTCCAGGACATCTTTACCAAGCTGTGGAAGAACGGCTTCATCGAGGAGCGCGAGACCGTCCAGCCATTCTGCCCCGTCGAGGCCCACCAGTCATTCCTTGCCGACCgcttcgtcgagggcatCTGCTCCATCTGCGCCTACGATGGCGCGAGAGGAGACCAGTGCGACAAGTGCGGTAACCTTCTCGACCCcctcgagcccgagcccgaggccaACACCTCGGCCGAAGACGATGTCGCCGCGAAGCCCACCGGTTTCCTCATCAAGCCCCGCTGcaagctcgacggcgccacCCCCGAAAAGCGCAAGACGAAGCACCTGTTTCTCCGTCTCGACTCCCTCAAGGATGAGCTCGTCAAGTGGTTCAAGGACTCGAGCAAGAAGGGCGCCTGGAGCAACAACGCCGAGCAGATCACCCAGGCCTGGATCGACAAGGGCCTCAAGCCGCGCGGCATCACCAGAGATTTGAAGTGGGGTGTGCCCATCCCGACACACGAGGTTGGTCAGGAGTACGCCAAGAAGGTCTTTTACGTCTGGTTCGACGCCTGCATCGGCTACGTCTCCATAACCAAGAACTAtaccgacggcgacgaccttgccggcAAGAAGTGGGAGCTGTGGTGGAAGAACCCCGAGGACGTGAAGTTGTATCAGTTCATGGGTAAGGACAACGTCCAGTTCCACACCATCATCTTCCCCGGCTCCCAGCTCGGCACGGGCGACAACTGGACGAAGCTGCACAAGATCTCGACGACCGAGTACCTCAACTACGAGGGCGGTAAGTTCAGCAAGTCCAGAGGCGTGGGCGTCTTTGGCAACCAGGTCCAGCAGACTGGCGTCCCCGTCGACGTCTGGAGATACTATCTTCTGTCCCGCAGGCCCGAGACCTCCGACTCGGAGTTCATGTGGCAGGAGATGGTGGACGGCAACAACAACGAGCTCCTGAAGAACCTTGGCAACTTCTGCCAGCGAGTCAACAAGTTCTGCCAGGCCAAGACGGACGGTGTCGTTCCCGATTACACAAAGTACACCGACGACAACCTTAAGAAGCACGTTGGCGAGGTGAATGCCCTGCTCAAGGAGTACATCAACAACATGGAGGCCACCAAGATGAGAGCTGGTCTCCAGACAATCATGTCCATCTCTGC CCTCGGTAACAAGCTGCTCCAGGACAACAAGCTGGACAACCGCCTGCTCACCGAGGAGCCCGATCGTTGCGCCGCAGTCGTCGGTCTCGCCCTCAACCAGATCGACCTGCTTGCCTCTTTGGTCGCCCCTTACCTCCCCAACACCTCCATCGCCATCCTTAagcagctcggcgtcgagcccAAGCCCTTCATCCCCGACACCTGGGCCACGGACGCCATCAAGCCCGGCCACAAGCTCGGAACCCCCGAGCACCTTTTCACCCAAATCCCGGCATCCAAGATCGATGAGTGGAAGGACGCCTTcggtggcgaggaggtaCGGAAgcagaaggaggaggccgctGCCAAGGCGGCTGCGAAGAAGGCTGCCAAGGATGCTGAAAAGGCGCGTaagaaggccaagaaagaagcagagaaggccaaggcggccggcgccgcacCCTCTGTCGagtcggccgagaagaaggccgaggccgaccccgccatcgaggcgGTCACGGAGGCCATCTCCAAGACGGAAGTTCACACGTCGTAA
- a CDS encoding glycosyl hydrolase family 43 protein, which yields MALAKLLSSGLVFASLAASKWIVPGGRWHDTEGNLVNAHAGGVTLDPDTGKFFWFGEYKIEGQVEGGGVSVYSSDDLATWEYHGKALEPVEGHPIISTDMIIQRPKVVYSESTSEYHMWWHADNSTYGLLLQGFATSPNISGPYTYVDAISPLGNWSQDFGIFTDYKDGRSYSLYSNGDRLEGRDVYITAFNEELSNVTEVIHRFDKYDLEAPTIIQTDSSYYALMSHKTGYRPNNVVAFRADSLAGPWSQPFMVADPYTRTYNSQSGFSLRIVGSEVTTYLYLGDQWDSNSLWESRYIWLPIVVDDEKKSVHVEWHDVYDLDIATGVVTPIEGTPYYAHDSATTAGGAFKQEANFASGGSIVTGIYGNDSTVTFSGIEGAGEPQWVSFYYQNTDDMGFGDQPGGTPDRIGGKWQLRRIASVVVNGNEEHVETLFQRDTHKGIILSTPLQLTLDKGSNNTITIGGLWNGFDFKGADIDRIVVYPPEGAPSKCKKSI from the exons ATGGCGCTCGCAAAGCTTCTTTCGTCCGGCCTCGTGTTtgcctccctcgccgcctccaagtGGATTGTCCCCGGCGGCAGATGGCATGACACCGAGGGTAACCTCGTGAACGCtcacgccggcggcgtcaccCTCGACCCGGACACGGGCAAGTTCTTCTGGTTCGGCGAGTACAAGATTGAGGGCCAggtcgaaggcggcggcgtctccGTCTACAGCTCCGACGACCTGGCCACCTGGGAGTACCACGGCAAGGCTCTCGAGCCCGTCGAGGGTCATCCCATCATCTCGACCGACATGATCATCCAGCGTCCTAAGGTGGTCTACAGCGAGTCCACCAGCGAGTACCAC ATGTGGTGGCACGCCGATAACTCGACCTACGGCCTCCTGCTGCAGGGTTTCGCCACCTCGCCCAACATCTCGGGCCCCTACACCTATGTCGACGCCATCTCGCCCCTCGGCAACTGGTCCCAGGACTTTGGCATCTTCACCGACTACAAGGACGGCCGTTCCTACTCGCTCTACTCCAACGGCGATCgcctcgagggccgcgacgTCTACATCACGGCCTTCAACGAGGAGCTCAGCAACGTCACCGAGGTCATCCACCGCTTCGACAAGtacgacctcgaggccccGACCATCATCCAGACCGACTCGAGCTACTACGCCCTCATGTCCCACAAGACGGGCTACCGCCCCAAcaacgtcgtcgccttcCGCGCCGACTCCCTCGCCGGCCCCTGGTCCCAGCCCTTCATGGTCGCCGACCCCTACACCCGCACCTACAACTCCCAGTCCGGCTTCTCCCTGCGCATCGTCGGCTCCGAGGTGACGACCTACCTCTACCTCGGCGACCAGTGGGACTCCAACTCGCTCTGGGAGAGTCGCTACATCTGGCtgcccatcgtcgtcgatgacgagaaGAAGTCGGTCCACGTCGAGTGGCACGACGTCTAcgacctcgacatcgccacGGGCGTCGTCACGCCGATCGAGGGCACCCCCTACTACGCCCACGACTCCGCCAcgacggccggcggcgccttcaagCAGGAGGCCAACTTCGCCAGCGGCGGCTCCATCGTCACGGGCATCTACGGCAACGACAGCACCGTCACCTTCTCCGGcatcgagggcgccggcgagcccCAGTGGGTGTCCTTCTACTACCAGAACACGGACGACATGGGCTTCGGCGACCAGCCCGGCGGCACCCCGGACCGCATCGGCGGCAAGTGGCAGCTGCGCCGCAtcgcctccgtcgtcgtcaacggcaacgAGGAGCACGTCGAGACCCTCTTCCAGCGCGACACCCACAAGGGCATCATCCTGTCCACACCCCTGCAGCTGACCCTCGACAAGGGCtccaacaacaccatcaccatcggcgGCCTGTGGAACGGCTTTGACTTCAAGGGCGCCGACATTGACCGCATCGTCGTCTACCCGCCCGAGGGCGCCCCGAGCAAGTGCAAGAAGAGCATTTGA
- a CDS encoding C6 transcription factor, with product MTDHHRYREIRPVFELSSGDDSVSSLGKGRKRPFDEALGHSQRSSASKPTPKRRNALVACESCKKRKTKCSAGRPSCSSCANRGIECRYTADPSESRAASMKRRHDEMASRNTSLHEFFSAMRSMPDEHAYEIFSRIRSGVSAEDIIHEIEVGCLLVKLSASTNPEAPRLEPEVAEVEVEVEVESPAPKANTFDMSWAYPPWAHRRPMSVT from the exons ATGACCGACCATCACCGTTACCGGGAGATTCGTCCCGTGTTCGAGCTCAGCTCCGGTGATGACAGTGTATCCAGCCTCGGCAAGGGCCGAAAGAGACCGTTCGATGAGGCGCTGGGCCACTCTCAGCGctcatcggcctcgaagCCGACGCCCAAGAGACGCAACGCGCTGGTCGCCTGTGAAAGCTGTAAGAAACGGAAGACCAAG TGTTCTGCCGGCCGACCCAGTTGCTCCAGCTGTGCAAACAGAGGCATCGAGTGTCGGTATACCGCCGACCCATCCGAATCGCGCGCTGCGTCAATGAAGAGACGACACGACGAAATGGCCAGCCGCAACACCTCCTTGCACGAATTCTTCTCGGCGATGCGATCCATGCCGGATGAGCACGCATACGAAATCTTCAGCAGAATCCGGTCGGGAGTATCGGCCGAGGACATCATACATGAAATCGAGGTGGGATGTCTGCTGGTGAAGTTGTCTGCATCAACAAATCCGGAGGCGCCTCGGTTGGAGCCAGAagtggccgaggtcgaggtcgaggtcgaagtcGAGAGCCCGGCGCCCAAGGCAAATACATTCGATATGAGTTGGGCATACCCCCCCTGGGCTCATCGACGACCCATGAGTGTTACGTAG
- a CDS encoding Oxidoreductase, which yields MASQQQTRVLRVGIIGCGEITQVNHISNLNFLYERYQTTYLCDISQQALAHCARKVQGGTPKTTSDAAELCSSPDVDVVLIANADAYHVDHGILALQNDKYVLIEKPVSVCFRDLDLLIEAEKKSKGKVMVGTMRRFATAFTDAVEEVGGMDKIQYARVRDIIGPNSTFVDQSGTFPLKFSDYSEADTNDRVKREEDIFEQALGKEFGVPVTSNSQTMLRILGGLGTHDLSAMREIVGMPKSVAGACLTFPGIFSVLFKYDGFPVTYESGFSNVPQFDAHIEVYSPNKIVRVNFDTPYVKGLPVTMTVRELVGKDGFQERTVRKTYQDPYTNEFLEFYDCVVNGKAPKTSAADARNDVELFKMILRADAGRYQST from the exons ATGGCCTCTCAACAGCAAACGCGGGTCCTCAGGGTGGGCATTATCGGCTGCGGCGAGATCACCCAGGTCAACCACATCTCCAATCTCAACTTTCTCTACGAGCGCTACCAGACGACATATCTCTGTGACATATCCCAGCAGGCCCTCGCCCACTGCGCCAGGAAGGTCCAAGGAGGGACGCCCAAGACAACTTCCGACGCGGCGGAACTATGCTCCTCGCctgacgtcgacgtcgtgtTGATCGCCAACGCTGACGCATACCACGTCGATCACGGCATCCTGGCCCTACAAAACGACAAGTACGTCCTCATCGAGAAGCCCGTATCGGTCTGCTTCCGCGATCTGGACCtcctcatcgaggccgagaagaagtcCAAGGGCAAGGTCATGGTCGGCACCATGCGCCGGTTCGCGACTGCTTTCACGGACgctgtcgaggaggtcggcggcatggACAAGATCCAGTACGCCAGGGTGCGGGACATCATCGGGCCCAACTCGACCTTTGTCGATCAGTCTGGCACGTTTCCTCTCAAGTTTAGCGATTACAGCGAGGCCGACACCAACGACCGAGTGAAGCGCGAGGAAGACATCTTCGAACAGGCACTTGGGAAGGAGTTCGGAGTGCCCGTCACCTCTAACTCGCAGACTATGTTGCGCATCCTTGGAGG ACTCGGAACGCACGACTTGTCCGCGATGAGGGAGATCGTCGGCATGCCCAAGAGCGTCGCCGGGGCCTGTCTGACATTCCCTGGCATCTTCAGCGTCCTTTTCAAGTACGACGGCTTCCCCGTCACGTACGAATCCGGCTTCAGCAATGTGCCGCAGTTTGACGCCCACATCGAGGTGTACTCCCCCAACAAGATCGTCCGCGTCAACTTCGACACCCCCTACGTCAAGGGGCTGCCCGTCACAATGACCGTCAGGGAACTGGTGGGCAAGGACGGCTTCCAGGAGCGGACCGTCAGGAAGACGTACCAAGACCCGTACACGAACGAGTTCCTCGAGTTCTACGACTGCGTGGTCAACGGCAAGGCGCCCAAGACGAGCGCCGCGGACGCAAGGAATGACGTAGAGCTGTTCAAGATGATCCTCCGGGCCGATGCTGGCAGATATCAAAGCACATAA
- a CDS encoding Lactose permease translates to MGVFGKKKEAETVFGPALAAVLPAHPKPWYLTPHLLKLNLLLLVPLLSSASVGYDGSMMNGLQTLPQWRQFFGNPEGAILGLMNAVYPLGKVVALFVVTYVGDRWGRKLPLSIGLVACIAFAVLQGLAQGLPSFVTARALLGFFTTFISQPSPIIITELAYPTQRGKVTALYNTFFYFGSIFAAWCTFGTFKIASTWSWRIPSLLQGAVPLFQLLGLYFLPESPRWLMRRGRKEEARRIFANYHAGGDLNDPLVEFEMREVELTLGEEAEALSQSSWLELVRTPANRKRTLIAVILGFFSQWNGVAVVSYYLTLVLNTIGITEVKDQTLINGLLQIFNWIISTCLGALMVDRLGRRPLFLISTAGMLASYIAWTGLTSHFVASRDEATGRAVVAFIFIFYFFYDIAWTPLLQAYPVEIFPYTLRGRGLSITYVSAFTGLIIGNQVNPIAMKSIAWKYYIVFCCILGALFGLIWFLFPETKGHTLEEIREVFEGKPVGKTVDIEGGDDEDGKKDGNVKQIELA, encoded by the exons ATGGGCGTATttgggaagaagaaagaggcCGAAACGGTCTTTGGGCCAGCACTAGCAGCT GTTCTTCCGGCCCATCCAAAGCCATGGTACTTGACGCCTCATCTGTTGAAGCTCAACCTGCTTCTGCTGGTACCGCTGTTgtcatcggcgtcggtcGGCTATGATG GATCGATGATGAATGGGTTACAGACTCTGCCACAATGGCGTCAGTTCTTTGGGAACCCCGAGGGCGCAATTCTTGGCCTCATGAACGCCGTCTACCCGCTCGGCAAGGTCGTCGCCCTGTTTGTCGTCACGTACGTTGGTGATCGGTGGGGTCGCAAGCTGCCACTCTCCATCGGGCTCGTGGCATGCATTGCCTTTGCCGTTCTTCAGGGCCTCGCACAGGGATTGCCGAGCTTCGTGACAGCAAGGGCACTGCTGGGCTTCTTCACAACCTTCATCAGTCAGCCAAGTCCCATCATTATCACCGAGCTCGCATACCCCACGCAGCGAGGCAAGGTGACTGCCCTGTACAATACCTTTTTT TACTTTGGGTCTATCTTCGCCGCTTGGTGTACCTTTGGAACATTCAAGATTGCCTCCACCTGGAGCTGGCGAATTCCATCTCTTCTTCAAGGTGCCGTTCCCTTGTTTCAGTTGCTTGGGCTTTACTTTCTTCCTGAGTCCCCTCG TTGGCTCATGCGCCGTGGACGCAAGGAAGAGGCACGCAGAATTTTCGCCAACTATCATGCTGGCGGCGACCTCAATGACCCCTTGGTCGAGTTCGAGATGCGTGAAGTAGAGCTTACTCTCGGCGAAGAGGCAGAGGCTTTGTCCCAATCCTCCTGGCTCGAGCTTGTCCGAACACCAGCCAACCGCAAGCGTACGCTTATTGCCGTAATCTTGGGCTTCTTTTCACAGTGGAATGGTGTGGCAGTAGTGTCATATTACCTG ACGCTTGTGCTCAACACCATTGGCATCACCGAAGTCAAGGACCAAACGCTGATCAACGGATTGCTCCAAATTTTTAATTGGATCATCTCTACCTGCCTCGGAGCGTTAATGGTGGATCGACTTGGCCGACGACCCCTGTTCCTGATATCGACTGCGGGCATGCTTGCCAGCTACATCGCTTGGACCGGCCTGACGTCCCATTTTGTCGCCAGTCGTGATGAGGCTACTGGAAGAGCAGTTGTCGCCTTCATCTTTATCTTTTACTTCTTCTACGATATTGCGTGGACGCCTCTCCTTCAAGCGTATCCCGTCGAGATTTTCCCCTACACTCTTCGTGGGCGTGGGCTCTCCATCACCTATGTTTCTGCCTTCACTGGTCTCATCATTGGTAACCAGGTTAATCCGATAGCGATGAAATCAATTGCGTGGAAGTACTACATCGTCTTCTGCTGCATTCTAGGTGCCCTGTTTGGTCTGATTTGGTTTCTGTTTCCCGAAACTAAAGGCCACACCCTGGAAGAAATTCGCGAAGTATTCGAGGGCAAGCCCGTCGGTAAGACTGTTGATATTGAGggaggcgatgacgaggacggaaAGAAGGACGGAAATGTGAAGCAAATCGAGTTGGCTTGA
- a CDS encoding Dimeric dihydrodiol dehydrogenase — protein sequence MTSNIPTLRWGIIATGLISSWFVEDLVFERSDARANHIVQSIGSSSLEKGKAFVEKHLPGKSPTVYGSYAEVYNDPNVDVIYIGTPHAFHKQNCLDAINAGKHVLCEKAFTITAKEAREVFDAAKKKGVFVMEAMWTRFFPLTRSLLSVLHSEKLIGDIHRVFCDFAMNMNIASLGPESRLKNPALGAGSLLDIGVYSLTFTILGLDPGVGEKAEKPKIAATQTLSDDIDIATSALLLYPSGKQGILTASTQVKTPPGFCRIEGSDGYVVVEGIATSVPGSFTVHSSTASGEGWTESSTPGLKSKTFDFERPGKGFYWEADAVALDIAAGRTENEIMPWAETVRVLEILDEIRRQGGARFPQDNE from the coding sequence ATGACTTCCAACATTCCGACACTTCGCTGGGGCATAATTGCCACGGGGCTTATCTCCTCATGGTTCGTTGAGGACCTGGTATTCGAACGTTCCGACGCCAGAGCAAACCACATTGTTCAGTCGATTGGTTCCTCCTCACTGGAGAAGGGCAAGGCCTTCGTAGAGAAGCATCTCCCCGGAAAGAGCCCAACCGTCTATGGAAGCTACGCGGAAGTCTACAACGACCCGAACGTCGACGTTATCTATATCGGCACGCCTCATGCCTTCCACAAGCAAAATTGtctcgacgccatcaacgccGGGAAGCACGTACTCTGTGAGAAGGCCTTTACGATCACCGCAAAGGAGGCCCGGGAAGTTTTTGATGCTGCGAAAAAGAagggcgtcttcgtcatGGAGGCTATGTGGACGCGCTTCTTCCCCCTCACGCGGTCGCTGCTAAGTGTCCTTCACTCGGAGAAGTTGATCGGCGACATCCACCGCGTCTTCTGCGACTTCGCCATGAACATGAATATCGCATCCCTAGGTCCCGAATCCCGTTTGAAGAACCCCGCTCTCGGTGCCGGAAGCCTTCTCGATATCGGCGTGTACAGCTTGACCTTTACGATCTTGGGGCTGGACCCCGGTGTGGGCGAGAAGGCAGAAAAACCAAAGATTGCCGCCACGCAAACGCTATCagacgacatcgacatcgccacTTCCGCTCTTCTCCTCTATCCTAGTGGAAAGCAGGGTATCctgacggcctcgacccaGGTCAAAACGCCCCCAGGATTCTGCAGAATTGAAGGAAGTGACGGGTACGTTGTCGTTGAGGGTATCGCTACTTCGGTTCCCGGCTCTTTCACCGTCCACTCATCTACAGCGTCAGGCGAGGGATGGACTGAATCTTCGACCCCCGGCTTGAAGTCCAAGACGTTTGATTTTGAGAGACCCGGAAAGGGCTTTTACTGGGAGGCGGACGCGGTGGCTTTGGACATTGCCGCGGGACGTACAGAGAACGAGATTATGCCGTGGGCCGAGACAGTGCGTGTCTTGGAGATTTTGGATGAGATCAGAAGGCAAGGTGGGGCAAGGTTTCCTCAAGATAATGAGTAG
- a CDS encoding Neutral protease 2 produces the protein MLWSSLINLAALTVAEAHLNVHNSPLEVRDATLQVTLEPVLSDRVAEVSATIKNSGSSDLNLLKVGTILDDKLPVQRVLIADDLGNHVPFRGIEPSIRYDALKPSHFQLLPAGESLNITIDPAKVHLFEKSGTYSVTAQGLIPAALAPLTDFSHPAIAFKSNTVSIEVDADAAASRLVTAALVERTNLQPGCNETTLDASTKSLSNCQALALAAAADAADPASKRFVEYFRTNSSEARDVVVARFRSVAEECGTTDTGVSRYFCYDYYGICEIEGPLNAYTLWQFNTVVMCPLFYGLPPLPVGCHRQCQATTTIHEITHCEGVYAPHTNDYAYAYDASVALPLERALLNADNYSLYANGTCRRMPKKLDVARMKN, from the exons ATGCTCTGGAGCAGTCTCATCAATTTGGCGGCGCTGACCGTCGCTGAAGCCCATCTCAATGTCCATAATAGTCCCCTGGAAGTGAGAGATGCGACGCTTCAAGTGACTTTGGAGCCGGTGCTATCAGACAGAGTCGCCGAAGTCTCCGCAACTATCAAGAACTCTGGTAGCAGCGACCTGAACTTGCTGAAAGTTGGCACCATTTTGGACGACAAGCTTCCCGTTCAGCGCGTGCTCATTGCGGATGACCTTG GGAATCATGTGCCTTTCAGAGGTATTGAGCCGAGCATTCGATACGACGCCCTCAAGCCGAGTCACTTTCAGCTGCTACCAGCTGGAGAGTCGTTGAATATCACCATAGACCCAGCAAAGGTTCATCTTTTCGAAAAGTCGGGGACGTACTCCGTCACTGCACAAGGACTGATTCCGGCTGCTTTGGCGCCGCTCACTGACTTCTCTCACCCGGCAATCGCGTTCAAGTCGAACACGGTCAGCATCGAAGTCGACGCagatgccgccgccagccgACTGGTCACAGCAGCACTTGTGGAGAGAACCAATCTGCAACCCGGGTGCAACGAGACGACGCTGGACGCCAGCACCAAAAGCCTGTCCAACTGCCAGGCCTTGGCGCTTGCAGCAGCCGCAGACGCTGCGGACCCGGCCTCGAAGCGTTTTGTTGAATACTTCAGAACAAACTCTTCAGAAGCCCGCGACGTTGTTGTCGCAAGGTTCAGGAGCGTTGCCGAGGAGTGCGGGACCACGGATACGGGAGTATCTCGGTACTTCTGCTACGACTACTATGGGATTTGTGAGATTGAAGGCCCTCTTAATGCTTACACCCTTTGGCAATTCAATACCGTGGTCATGTGTCCGCTCTTCTATGGCTTGCCCCCGCTTCCCGTGGGCTGTCATCGACAGTGTCAAGCTACCACTACGATCCACGAGATCACCCACTGCGAAGGGGTCTATGCGCCTCACACCAACGACTATGCCTACGCTTACGACGCGAGTGTCGCTCTTCCCCTAGAGCGAGCCCTTTTGAACGCAGACAATTACTCGCTGTATGCCAATGGTACGTGCCGTCGAATGCCCAAGAAGCTTGACGTCGCAAGAATGAAAAACTGA